In the genome of Notamacropus eugenii isolate mMacEug1 chromosome 5, mMacEug1.pri_v2, whole genome shotgun sequence, one region contains:
- the LOC140507574 gene encoding olfactory receptor 51I2-like gives MGLFNVSHPTVFLLTGIPGLESTQEWLAGPLCMIYTVALGGNMMILLTVWRESSLHEPMYYFLSMLSFSDVAISLTTLPTVFRTFCLNAQAIVFDACLAQMFFIHSFSMMESGILLAMSFDRYIAICNPLRYASVLTNQMIAGMGLAVIARSFTTLLPCPLLIKRLPICRSNVLSHSYCLHPDMMKLACADITVNSIYGMFVLLSTFGMDLLFIILSYVLILRSVLAIASSEERLKALNTCVSHICAVLIFYIPMIGVSTMHRIGRHAPRYVHVLMSNIYLFVPPVLNPIIYSAKTKEIRLSIIRMFHRLGKK, from the coding sequence ATGGGACTGTTCAATGTCTCCCATCCCACTGTATTCCTCCTGACAGGGATCCCTGGCTTAGAGAGCACTCAGGAGTGGCTGGCTGGGCCCCTCTGCATGATATACACAGTGGCTCTTGGGGGTAATATGATGATCCTATTGACAGTGTGGAGGGAGTCCAGTCTCCATGAACCCATGTACTATTTCCTGTCCATGCTTTCCTTCAGTGATGTGGCCATCTCCTTGACTACACTTCCCACTGTATTCAGAACCTTCTGCCTCAATGCTCAGGCCATTGTCTTTGATGCTTGCCTTGCTCAAATGttcttcattcactcattctccATGATGGAGTCTGGCATTCTGCTGGCCATGAGTTTTGACCGCTATATAGCCATCTGTAACCCACTGAGGTATGCCTCTGTCCTCACCAACCAGATGATTGCTGGGATGGGCCTGGCTGTGATAGCCCGAAGTTTCACAaccctccttccctgccctttACTCATCAAGAGGCTGCCCATTTGCAGATCCAACGTGCTCTCCCATTCCTATTGCCTGCACCCAGACATGATGAAGTTAGCCTGTGCTGATATTACTGTCAACAGCATTTATGGGATGTTTGTGCTTTTATCTACCTTTGGCATGGACCTTCTCTTTATTATCCTCTCCTATGTTCTTATCCTTCGCTCTGTGCTGGCCATTGCTTCCAGTGAGGAAAGGCTCAAGGCTCTTAACACATGTGTGTCACACATCTGTGCTGTGCTCATCTTTTACATACCCATGATTGGTGTCTCCACCATGCATCGCATTGGCAGACATGCTCCTCGGTATGTGCATGTGCTCATGTCAAATATCTATCTCTTTGTGCCTCCTGTTCTTAACCCCATTATCTATAGTGCCAAAACAAAGGAGATCAGACTCAGTATTATCCGCATGTTTCACAGACTAGGCAAAAAGTGA